The genomic stretch TTGTCAGCCAATTCAATGATGTTGGTAGGAGGACTCTGTTTTAAGCCATCATCATAGAATGCTTGCTGCTGTGCCATATTTAGGCAAAGGAGACCCCAGTGGTTTCCACTTATGTGGGTTGGAGTAAGGGTCCATATAACATCACCAAGATCCATTCTTGAAAGGTAGGGCTTCAACTTTGTTTGTAGAAATTGCACATTTCTGGTTAAAGCCCAGGTTTGTGTAAATGACGGTAGATACAAGGAATGGAAATTTTTTCGCATGGGTTCTTCACTGTACCTCAAACATGCAGCATCAATCAAAAAGCCACTAATGTACCTCTCAGCAGCTAATGTTGAAAGGTCTTCAGCATCAACCATGACATCACCAACTCTAAAGATTTCTTCTTGAGGTTCACTGTCAAAAAGCAAAGCCCTAATTTCATTAATTTGATGAGGGGTTAATGTGGTGCTTGTAGTTTTCGTCCAATATTCCTCTTCTTGGACTCTAAACTTAATGGAGGAATCTTTTGATGCTTTCATCCAAATGTCTAGAACTCTGCTGTCAAAGACCCCAAGATCTCCAAACTTGACTGCAGCATCGAAATCCTCATCATCACTGGTTTCTCCATTTGCCGCATCCATCAGTCTATAACCCTTAGTGATCGCTGATTCTGAAGGCCTGACTGGGGACTGCAGAGGATTGTTAAGATGCCCAGGATCAACAACCAGCTCAATGTCATCATCTGGAATTTGAATTACAGGCGGAAGATTAAGGGTAGCAAGTTGGCCTCTGAAACAATCATTTGTAGCACAAATTCGTAAATCATGAATAAACAAAGGTTCTGATGGTTGAGGAACAAAGGCAGTTTAGTATCCACTGTGACACTGGGCAAAGGGCTGCAACTGGAATTTGAAGGGCTAGTGGCGGGGCTTGATGAGTGGCTTGTGGAAGAGCTGCTGACTGGGCCAGTGTTGCTGGAAGCTGGGCTGCTAGCTGGAATGGATTGTGGACTTTGTGGCTGTTCCAGCAAGGAAGTAAAACTGGTCAAAACTGTAGGAAAGAGCTGCTCCTACAGTGCATGATCATATTGATAGATAGGTAAACAGCCGGGTGATATTACCACTCGTTTtaaacctttgtcaaattcataaCAAAGAGCATCCTTGCCAAACATTTTGTTGAACAAGTCATTCATGGTGAAAATCCAGGCCATGTCATCTTTTGACCATgacacttctttttttctggacCAACCGCAGCCTCTAAACTGGAATGGTTTACCTGacatacaaaaaagaaaaacattggcATAGACAGAATAAGGGAACCAGTCACagttaaaacaacaacaacaaaaaaagattttaacagACTGTGTTCATAAGCTCTAAGCTTACTGCAAGTTTTTATGTGGTTAGTTTTCTACTGCTCAAGAGGAAGAATGACAACATATTAATGTTATCTCACCCCATTCCAGGTAGAAAAAGATAAAGTGCATAGTAATGTTGTCATTGAATATAGTGTATGCTTTTTATGGGAGTACACaactttattatataaacaccaatgacaTACCAGGTAAGCTTTCgagcgaaaacttgatatcttcacatgtgaaaaaaacatgttatcttcatatttgaaaatatcaccgttgctatgtcTACATAATAAATGGCACCTTTCACACcataaaactattaaagtgaaatggtttggtatttcattggtgtttatataataaatagaacattacatggaagcttggagatacgaaatttctcttctcgtgttgaaaaaaatatttttttcaacactcgaagagaaatttcatatctctgcgaggccatgtaatatcctctatctcAGTTTTTTACATAACATTGTCTCAACCAGGGAGAATACATTTGACTACACATCTAAGGGACTGACATAAAAAGAAGTtccattataattataatgtttCTAGCTGGCAAACATTTTAGAAGATAATCACCATTTTCCATGCTCTCTATAGCCATTCTGAAGCAAAGCCACAGGAACAGCaacttttcagaaaagaaatgttgcaaaATCTGTTGGACTTAATgtaatgaaataaagttgattattaAAAAGTGCCAACAACTTTAATACCAACAAGAACATGTGATTAAACCTGAGGCTTTGCCTTTCCCCCCAATGGATTCTAGTTTTCACACATTAATTCAAGAACATGTATAGTGTAGCTCccaaaaattgatatttttatacTAATATGGTATGCCTTGAACAATGACTTCAATATTAACTGTAAATTGGCATCtaaaatttcaataaagacctttagcatcaggtttttcatgcatGGCACACTGCAAACAGGTCTCAAATATAAGAACGTCAAGTGGTCTTctggtcacgtttgcagtttgcagttcaagTTTGAATGGCAGGAAGGGCTTACAGCAGTAGGTACAGTCACTTACTGCAATGTTTTTGCcactaacaataatattattgtcttGCCTTACATTTAAAAGCACGAAGCAGCTTTCTACACCACCCTCTGATGTGCTATAGTTGGAGCTGTTGATAAACAATGAATGTCTGCCTAAAGATTACAATCCAGGCAAAGTGAAACTGCAAATGggtgactgcagactgcagtttACAGTTTGCAGTATCCCACGAAAAACTGATGCTAAGGGTATTTTTAATACCTATGGATGTTCTCCAACAGGAAATTATTTTGCTAACAATGAAAGATCTTAAGATTACAGGAtattcaaaacaagatttaaaGTTCAAGGATTTTCCATTGATTCAACTTAGATTCAAGAGCTTTTAAGAGGGTAGCTAAAATTCAAGAGCTTTTCATCTTTATGAACTTAATGCATCATCTGTGGTATCACAAATCAATGTGAAAATGACATGATGAGCTTCCTAACCTTTCTATAAAAAGAGTTGTTAGTTTAGTTCTAACAATATTTAAGTAGCAGGTGACAATATTAGTTTCAAGTACTGTAGTGTAGAGATGtatgataatataaaaaaataaagtactaaaaaagtaaaatataaaactaacttGATGTAGCATGACCATGCCTGTCATGGGAAGTAGCCTTTTGAATATAACTGACGCTGTAATGAGTGTGCTGCCTCAAAGCCTTGATTTGAATACTCCCTCAAGCTGAGGTGGTTTCTAAACAGCATGCTGGTATGTTCAATGGCGATGTGGCCATAATCACTAGTGCCCAGGTTGCAGCCAAACACTTCCCTTAAAAGGAATCCCCATTCTttgaactaaaagaaaaaagaggcaTATTTCCATGGGTGTTAAACAGTTGTTAAAATCAACATTGAAGACTGTGCAGTAACTGATGGCGGGTCTAAAATACAGGTAACTTTTCCACAGGTCAGAGTACAGTTCACCATGATACAGACAAATGAATAGaattaaaagtgtttgcaaGCCCTAAACTCTTAACAAAATGCTCTATTAGACAGAGGggaatctgtgtggtttggCAATTCATTTATGGAGCAGTGACATGTACTTCTTACCTGTGGAATGTGACGTGTACTTTGTGAATATCTTAAACAGTTTAgataaacattttacttttaaaatggtAATGTGTGTGCCtcattctataatcaaactttaAGTATTGTTTAAAAGACCAGCATGAGTGTAGTTCCAGGTTCTGATTATACACaactgcaaattttttgaatggcttcaaaatctctgatatcaTCTTGTACTAATATTTAGATCTGTTTTTTCGttaatctaaaaaattggatgtaAAGTTTAGCTGTGCCTTTATCAGATATAGACACTCTTGaagcatttctttcttttgttttttactttatggattattaatgagtttttgaatgtcagttaaagtgactggaaattatttttgaatttctcctCATGCAATGGCTTTTAATTGCTCATGGTCTCTGGTAAAAGATTTACAAGAAACTCCACTACAGCTGTATTAACCTTCTtgtctaaatttattattgtaataGTTTTAGACAGTATGCATATTTTCCATTAAGAGGACTTCATTTTCAAATGGTACTTTACACTCTTACAAAAAGTGAATTACCTGACACATACCTGTATGTCAAAAATGTCAAGAAAATCCTGCTAATCTTCCTCGAAGACACTACTTCTAATTACTTCAGAAATGTCTTTCCAGTCAGtgtaaacctgaaatcaaaatgaataattatacgAAAAGCCCAAATTACAATCTGAAATGAGGTGTTTTAAGTTAAGGGGAAACTGCCTGTCTCAGTTTTCTAAAAAGAGCATGCAGTGACCTTCCCTTGTGACCTGTGTTTTGTAACTGCCACTTGTTaaagttaagaattttgttcaTAAAAGCAAAATCAGCTTGACTAGTTTTAACTTAACGTGTCTGGATTTTGCCCCATGTTTTATTTCTCATAAAACTGTCCAATGTGTCTTCCAATTAAGTAAAACAAGACTTGATTACTTgattacctttaaaaataattgataGAACACTCCTGCTACATAATCAGATTTCCTCGTTTCCCTTTAGTAACCGACCCATCAACATACTTCTGTTACAGCTCCACATATCTTTCCTCGATTTCACATAGCCCGACCTGCCAGAATTCCAGTCTTCGTTGAacttcttttccagtttctgAGGAAAACAGGTTAGGTAGTCACATCACAAAGTGTAAGGGGTTATTCTTTTTAAGGAAGGACTATTATGCAAGAACACAAACCACTGGGTGTGCTGTACATGCTAAGGAACGTTCACTCAGTTGGGATGCAGTAATCTGATGCAATAATGATGTACCCTTGATACACAATGGTCACGTCATGGGGTTGTATTAATACTAACAGACTGCTAGCTAAGCCTATCACAACTTCCAGTGTAGATGGATGTAAATGCAGTCATTAATTCAAACTGTCTGGTTTATCACAGTCAAAGGGAAGGAAAGGTTTAATTA from Porites lutea chromosome 1, jaPorLute2.1, whole genome shotgun sequence encodes the following:
- the LOC140936486 gene encoding uncharacterized protein, producing MDAANGETSDDEDFDAAVKFGDLGVFDSRVLDIWMKASKDSSIKFRVQEEEYWTKTTSTTLTPHQINEIRALLFDSEPQEEIFRVGDVMVDAEDLSTLAAERYISGFLIDAACLRYSEEPMRKNFHSLYLPSFTQTWALTRNVQFLQTKLKPYLSRMDLGDVIWTLTPTHISGNHWGLLCLNMAQQQAFYDDGLKQSPPTNIIELADNLLKAVSETQWNITFPIQRFGMPKQPIFGEGCASCGIGVILAVFDFIDNPADNRIPHFHWSFYDMGSHRQRLLYRFTQRK